The nucleotide sequence TGGTGAGCCAGACGGTTTCGCGGACGCTTTCCACGCCCGTCCCCGCCATCAGCAACTTGTCCGGCGCGGCGCACTCGGCGACCCACTCGAACATCTGAAACTTCTCGTCGGGCGTCAGCATGACGCTCTCACCGGTGGATCCGCACACCACGTAGCCGGCCAGTCCCGTGCGGTTCCACTTCTCGACGTTGTGCCTGAGCTTGGACCTGTACAGATTCCCGTCCAGGTCGAACGGCGTCGTAATCGGCGGGTAGATACCCTCGAGCTTCAGCATCGTGTCCCCCAAAACAAAAGGCCTCCGGATACACCTTGTCTGGCGCGTCCGGAGGCGGATTCGAGACGACTACTTCACCTGCACCAAAATGATAACCAGCGTGTACAGAGCCAGCGACTCGATCAGCGCCAGGCCGAGAATCAGCTCGAAGCGAATCGCCGCCGACGCTCCCGGATTCCGCGCCATGCCTTCGCACGCCGCCGCGACGGCCTTGGCCTGCGCCAGACCGCAAACCGCCGAGGCAATCGCCATGGCGAAGCCCGAAGTGATGGCCACCCAGTTCGTGGCCCCCGGCGCGCCCTCGGCGGCGAACAGGGGTGTCGCCAGAGCCAGTAGCGCGAGCATCAAAAACATTTTGCTAGTCATTCGTGTTGCTCCTTCCTATGATCTCCGCCTCAGGAGGTGGTTCCCGTCATCCTCTTGCAGCCGGGCTCACACTCAAGCGGGATAAAGCCGGTATCAATGCTCGTGCGCCACCGCGCCACCCACGTACACGATGGTCAGCAGCGTGAATATGTAAGCCTGCAGGAACGACACGAACACGTGCAGACCCATGAAAACCACCGGAACGGCGAGCGGCGCTATCCCTAGAAACGCCAGCGTCACCTGCTCGCCCGCGTACATGTTCGCGTACAGACGGATGGTGAGCGAGAGCGGGCGCGCCAGCGTGCTGATGATTTCGATCGGAAACATCACCGGCGCCAGCCACCACACCGGACCGCTGAAGTG is from Candidatus Aminicenantes bacterium and encodes:
- a CDS encoding dihydrodipicolinate synthase family protein, encoding MLKLEGIYPPITTPFDLDGNLYRSKLRHNVEKWNRTGLAGYVVCGSTGESVMLTPDEKFQMFEWVAECAAPDKLLMAGTGVESVRETVWLT
- a CDS encoding ATP synthase F0 subunit C: MTSKMFLMLALLALATPLFAAEGAPGATNWVAITSGFAMAIASAVCGLAQAKAVAAACEGMARNPGASAAIRFELILGLALIESLALYTLVIILVQVK